A single genomic interval of Helicoverpa zea isolate HzStark_Cry1AcR chromosome 19, ilHelZeax1.1, whole genome shotgun sequence harbors:
- the LOC124639795 gene encoding uncharacterized protein LOC124639795 isoform X2, with product MYQIIVGNALITKMNYEAERAMNQKRLRMEGEPGHGVVQGNGLPLNYIDNGHQIPYQPYAGAYNTHYPPPEAFSPYGPPPPGGYAPQNLSYAPPAHQNYPHHQSFPPQQPPQAQLHMPQSHMGYGDVGVHKPAWPPQPHLLPPLDTQKPLDVKQLKSEIKLEPTDAQKRPHPESEMMARQREYNVHIPSSLGGDLDQPKIKIKTDIFKPDDLAHRQDKPIDVGQKPLSIDGLHKPADMQSKDDGHPIIGVENKSIDKPAEACKAEAAAEGAGDSQRAAEPTTLSDKSEEDRKPFSSPELPKSGSIPGKVPTPGSEPKKRGRPKGSTNKPKPPGAPRAAGPPAPRAPPPRPLPQPPRPRATGYQYAIRPFRKDFSGIQFRRRWSDDCLDSSHIPNEVYFGDVPVSLEVLYNYYDANAERERLAAQAAHIAAQKAAAAKLAAAKLQARGLVPHTTEVSDVQLLLRLAAQAAHIAAQKAAAAKLAAAKLQARGLVPHTTEVSDVQLLLRLAAQAAHIAAQKAAAAKLAAAKLQARGLVPHTTEVSDVQLLLRLAAQAAHIAAQKAAAAKLAAAKLQARGLVPHTTEVSDVQLLLRLAAQAAHIAAQKAAAAKLAAAKLQARGLVPHTTEVSDVQLLLRLAAQAAHIAAQKAAAAKLAAAKLQARGLVPHTTEVSDVQLLLRLAAQAAHIAAQKAAAAKLAAAKLQARGLVPHTTEVSDVQLLLRLAAQAAHIAAQKAAAAKLAAAKLQARGLVPHTTEVSDVQLLLRLAAQAAHIAAQKAAAAKLAAAKLQARGLVPHTTEVSDVQLLLRLAAQAAHIAAQKAAAAKLAAAKLQARGLVPHTTEVSDVQLLLRLAAQAAHIAAQKAAAAKLAAAKLQARGLVPHTTEVSDVQLLLRLAAQAAHIAAQKAAAAKLAAAKLQARGLVPHTTEVQTVDSSSSDDSSGSSGSDSEESDEDTPLKRGPGRPKGSKNSPRAPGTPGTPGSGAPGTPGSGRRGRPPVPPELRQPGITDMKKFCKAAGIRFDYKKLVEGCTKNKERVQKMLDLLTAAGLEGKPTLEKCQALKKAKMEKKEQEKQAKKEAKVKHKEVAATPEGGRRMTRGATGVKPRQRIVISSDEEDDTPAARRTLSKLRSSLNDDSDSD from the exons ATGTACCAAATCATCGTAGGGAATGCTCTAA ttacCAAGATGAATTATGAAGCCGAGAGAGCCATGAATCAGAAGCGATTGCGAATGGAGGGCGAACCGGGCCACGGTGTTGTCCAGGGGAACGGTTTGCCGCTAAATTACATAG ATAATGGTCATCAAATACCGTACCAGCCGTATGCTGGTGCGTATAACACTCACTATCCGCCGCCGGAAGCGTTCTCGCCGTACGGGCCGCCGCCCCCGGGGGGCTACGCGCCGCAGAACCTGTCGTACGCGCCTCCAGCTCACCAGAACTACCCGCATCACCAGAGTTTCCCGCCACAACAGCCGCCGCAGGCACAACTGCACATGCCTCAGTCCCATATGG GTTATGGAGACGTGGGGGTGCACAAGCCTGCCTGGCCGCCGCAGCCACATCTACTGCCTCCGTTAGACACTCAGAAGCCCCTTGACGTGAAGCAGCTCAAGTCTGAAATCAAACTTGAACCGACCGATGCTCAGAAACGACCACATCCAGAGAGCGAGATGATG GCACGGCAGAGAGAGTACAATGTCCACATTCCCAGTTCTTTG GGCGGGGACTTGGATCAACccaaaataaagataaagacaGACATATTTAAACCTGATGATTTGGCGCACAGACAGGACAAGCCCATTG ATGTTGGACAGAAACCATTATCAATAGATGGGCTACATAAGCCAGCTGATATGCAAAGTAAAG ATGATGGGCATCCAATCATTGGAGTTGAAAATAAGTCCATTGATAAACCTGCTG aaGCATGCAAAGCCGAAGCAGCGGCGGAGGGCGCGGGCGACTCGCAACGTGCCGCAGAACCCACCACTCTTAGTGACAAGAG TGAAGAGGATAGGAAACCGTTCAGCAGTCCGGAGCTACCCAAGTCCGGGTCTATACCGGGGAAAGTGCCTACTCCCGGCAGTGAG CCCAAGAAGAGGGGCCGGCCGAAGGGTTCCACCAACAAGCCGAAGCCGCCCGGGGCCCCGCGCGCGGCCGGGCCCCCGGCGCCCCGGGCCCCGCCGCCGCGGCCCCTGCCGCAGCCGCCAAGACCCAGGGCTACGGGATACCAGTATGCTATCAGACCGTTCAGGAAGGACTTCTCGGGGATACAGTTTAGAAG GCGATGGAGTGACGACTGCCTAGACTCGTCCCACATCCCGAACGAAGTGTACTTCGGAGACGTACCCGTCTCGCTGGAAGTGCTGTACAACTACTACGACGCTAACGCCGAGCGCGAGCGCTTGGCCGCTCAG GCCGCACACATCGCCGCGCAGAAGGCCGCGGCCGCCAAGCTAGCGGCTGCCAAGCTGCAGGCGAGGGGACTTGTGCCGCACACTACCGAGGTGAGTGATGTACAACTACTACTACGCTTGGCCGCTCAGGCCGCACACATCGCCGCGCAGAAGGCCGCGGCCGCCAAGCTAGCGGCTGCCAAGCTGCAGGCGAGGGGACTTGTGCCGCACACTACCGAGGTGAGTGATGTACAACTACTACTACGCTTGGCCGCTCAGGCCGCACACATCGCCGCGCAGAAGGCCGCGGCCGCCAAGCTAGCGGCTGCCAAGCTGCAGGCGAGGGGACTTGTGCCGCACACTACCGAGGTGAGTGATGTACAACTACTACTACGCTTGGCCGCTCAGGCCGCACACATCGCCGCGCAGAAGGCCGCGGCCGCCAAGCTAGCGGCTGCCAAGCTGCAGGCGAGGGGACTTGTGCCGCACACTACCGAGGTGAGTGATGTACAACTACTACTACGCTTGGCCGCTCAGGCCGCACACATCGCCGCGCAGAAGGCCGCGGCCGCCAAGCTAGCGGCTGCCAAGCTGCAGGCGAGGGGACTTGTGCCGCACACTACCGAGGTGAGTGATGTACAACTACTACTACGCTTGGCCGCTCAGGCCGCACACATCGCCGCGCAGAAGGCCGCGGCCGCCAAGCTAGCGGCTGCCAAGCTGCAGGCGAGGGGACTTGTGCCGCACACTACCGAGGTGAGTGATGTACAACTACTACTACGCTTGGCCGCTCAGGCCGCACACATCGCCGCGCAGAAGGCCGCGGCCGCCAAGCTAGCGGCTGCCAAGCTGCAGGCGAGGGGACTTGTGCCGCACACTACCGAGGTGAGTGATGTACAACTACTACTACGCTTGGCCGCTCAGGCCGCACACATCGCCGCGCAGAAGGCCGCGGCCGCCAAGCTAGCGGCTGCCAAGCTGCAGGCGAGGGGACTTGTGCCGCACACTACCGAGGTGAGTGATGTACAACTACTACTACGCTTGGCCGCTCAGGCCGCACACATCGCCGCGCAGAAGGCCGCGGCCGCCAAGCTAGCGGCTGCCAAGCTGCAGGCGAGGGGACTTGTGCCGCACACTACCGAGGTGAGTGATGTACAACTACTACTACGCTTGGCCGCTCAGGCCGCACACATCGCCGCGCAGAAGGCCGCGGCCGCCAAGCTAGCGGCTGCCAAGCTGCAGGCGAGGGGACTTGTGCCGCACACTACCGAGGTGAGTGATGTACAACTACTACTACGCTTGGCCGCTCAGGCCGCACACATCGCCGCGCAGAAGGCCGCGGCCGCCAAGCTAGCGGCTGCCAAGCTGCAGGCGAGGGGACTTGTGCCGCACACTACCGAGGTGAGTGATGTACAACTACTACTACGCTTGGCCGCTCAGGCCGCACACATCGCCGCGCAGAAGGCCGCGGCCGCCAAGCTAGCGGCTGCCAAGCTGCAGGCGAGGGGACTTGTGCCGCACACTACCGAG GTACAGACAGTAGACTCGTCATCATCAGACGATTCGTCCGGCTCATCGGGCAGCGACTCCGAGGAGAGTGACGAG GATACGCCACTGAAGCGGGGCCCGGGCAGGCCGAAGGGCTCCAAGAACAGTCCGCGGGCCCCCGGCACCCCGGGCACGCCGGGCTCCGGGGCCCCTGGGACCCCGGGCTCCGGCCGCCGGGGCCGCCCGCCGGTCCCGCCGGAACTGCGCCAGCCCGGGATCACGGATATGAAGAAGTTCTGCAAAGCTGCTGGTATACGCTTCGATTATAAGAAGCTCGTTGAAG GTTGTACGAAAAACAAAGAACGCGTACAAAAGATGCTGGATCTTCTCACGGCTGCTGGTTTGGAAGGCAAGCCCACGCTGGAGAAGTGCCAAGCGCTGAAGAAGGCCAAGATGGAGAAGAAGGAACAAGAGAAACAGGCCAAGAAAGAGGCTAAAGTTAAGCACAAAGAAGTCGCCG CGACCCCCGAGGGCGGTCGTCGCATGACGCGCGGAGCCACGGGCGTGAAGCCGCGACAGCGCATCGTGATCTCGTCCGACGAGGAGGACGACACGCCCGCCGCCAGGCGCACGCTCTCCAAGCTGCGCTCCTCGCTCAACGACGACTCCGACTCCGACTAG
- the LOC124639795 gene encoding uncharacterized protein LOC124639795 isoform X7 gives MYQIIVGNALITKMNYEAERAMNQKRLRMEGEPGHGVVQGNGLPLNYIDNGHQIPYQPYAGAYNTHYPPPEAFSPYGPPPPGGYAPQNLSYAPPAHQNYPHHQSFPPQQPPQAQLHMPQSHMGYGDVGVHKPAWPPQPHLLPPLDTQKPLDVKQLKSEIKLEPTDAQKRPHPESEMMGGDLDQPKIKIKTDIFKPDDLAHRQDKPIDVGQKPLSIDGLHKPADMQSKDDGHPIIGVENKSIDKPAEACKAEAAAEGAGDSQRAAEPTTLSDKSEEDRKPFSSPELPKSGSIPGKVPTPGSEPKKRGRPKGSTNKPKPPGAPRAAGPPAPRAPPPRPLPQPPRPRATGYQYAIRPFRKDFSGIQFRRRWSDDCLDSSHIPNEVYFGDVPVSLEVLYNYYDANAERERLAAQAAHIAAQKAAAAKLAAAKLQARGLVPHTTEVSDVQLLLRLAAQAAHIAAQKAAAAKLAAAKLQARGLVPHTTEVSDVQLLLRLAAQAAHIAAQKAAAAKLAAAKLQARGLVPHTTEVSDVQLLLRLAAQAAHIAAQKAAAAKLAAAKLQARGLVPHTTEVSDVQLLLRLAAQAAHIAAQKAAAAKLAAAKLQARGLVPHTTEVSDVQLLLRLAAQAAHIAAQKAAAAKLAAAKLQARGLVPHTTEVSDVQLLLRLAAQAAHIAAQKAAAAKLAAAKLQARGLVPHTTEVSDVQLLLRLAAQAAHIAAQKAAAAKLAAAKLQARGLVPHTTEVSDVQLLLRLAAQAAHIAAQKAAAAKLAAAKLQARGLVPHTTEVSDVQLLLRLAAQAAHIAAQKAAAAKLAAAKLQARGLVPHTTEVSDVQLLLRLAAQAAHIAAQKAAAAKLAAAKLQARGLVPHTTEVSDVQLLLRLAAQAAHIAAQKAAAAKLAAAKLQARGLVPHTTEVQTVDSSSSDDSSGSSGSDSEESDEDTPLKRGPGRPKGSKNSPRAPGTPGTPGSGAPGTPGSGRRGRPPVPPELRQPGITDMKKFCKAAGIRFDYKKLVEGCTKNKERVQKMLDLLTAAGLEGKPTLEKCQALKKAKMEKKEQEKQAKKEAKVKHKEVAATPEGGRRMTRGATGVKPRQRIVISSDEEDDTPAARRTLSKLRSSLNDDSDSD, from the exons ATGTACCAAATCATCGTAGGGAATGCTCTAA ttacCAAGATGAATTATGAAGCCGAGAGAGCCATGAATCAGAAGCGATTGCGAATGGAGGGCGAACCGGGCCACGGTGTTGTCCAGGGGAACGGTTTGCCGCTAAATTACATAG ATAATGGTCATCAAATACCGTACCAGCCGTATGCTGGTGCGTATAACACTCACTATCCGCCGCCGGAAGCGTTCTCGCCGTACGGGCCGCCGCCCCCGGGGGGCTACGCGCCGCAGAACCTGTCGTACGCGCCTCCAGCTCACCAGAACTACCCGCATCACCAGAGTTTCCCGCCACAACAGCCGCCGCAGGCACAACTGCACATGCCTCAGTCCCATATGG GTTATGGAGACGTGGGGGTGCACAAGCCTGCCTGGCCGCCGCAGCCACATCTACTGCCTCCGTTAGACACTCAGAAGCCCCTTGACGTGAAGCAGCTCAAGTCTGAAATCAAACTTGAACCGACCGATGCTCAGAAACGACCACATCCAGAGAGCGAGATGATG GGCGGGGACTTGGATCAACccaaaataaagataaagacaGACATATTTAAACCTGATGATTTGGCGCACAGACAGGACAAGCCCATTG ATGTTGGACAGAAACCATTATCAATAGATGGGCTACATAAGCCAGCTGATATGCAAAGTAAAG ATGATGGGCATCCAATCATTGGAGTTGAAAATAAGTCCATTGATAAACCTGCTG aaGCATGCAAAGCCGAAGCAGCGGCGGAGGGCGCGGGCGACTCGCAACGTGCCGCAGAACCCACCACTCTTAGTGACAAGAG TGAAGAGGATAGGAAACCGTTCAGCAGTCCGGAGCTACCCAAGTCCGGGTCTATACCGGGGAAAGTGCCTACTCCCGGCAGTGAG CCCAAGAAGAGGGGCCGGCCGAAGGGTTCCACCAACAAGCCGAAGCCGCCCGGGGCCCCGCGCGCGGCCGGGCCCCCGGCGCCCCGGGCCCCGCCGCCGCGGCCCCTGCCGCAGCCGCCAAGACCCAGGGCTACGGGATACCAGTATGCTATCAGACCGTTCAGGAAGGACTTCTCGGGGATACAGTTTAGAAG GCGATGGAGTGACGACTGCCTAGACTCGTCCCACATCCCGAACGAAGTGTACTTCGGAGACGTACCCGTCTCGCTGGAAGTGCTGTACAACTACTACGACGCTAACGCCGAGCGCGAGCGCTTGGCCGCTCAG GCCGCACACATCGCCGCGCAGAAGGCCGCGGCCGCCAAGCTAGCGGCTGCCAAGCTGCAGGCGAGGGGACTTGTGCCGCACACTACCGAGGTGAGTGATGTACAACTACTACTACGCTTGGCCGCTCAGGCCGCACACATCGCCGCGCAGAAGGCCGCGGCCGCCAAGCTAGCGGCTGCCAAGCTGCAGGCGAGGGGACTTGTGCCGCACACTACCGAGGTGAGTGATGTACAACTACTACTACGCTTGGCCGCTCAGGCCGCACACATCGCCGCGCAGAAGGCCGCGGCCGCCAAGCTAGCGGCTGCCAAGCTGCAGGCGAGGGGACTTGTGCCGCACACTACCGAGGTGAGTGATGTACAACTACTACTACGCTTGGCCGCTCAGGCCGCACACATCGCCGCGCAGAAGGCCGCGGCCGCCAAGCTAGCGGCTGCCAAGCTGCAGGCGAGGGGACTTGTGCCGCACACTACCGAGGTGAGTGATGTACAACTACTACTACGCTTGGCCGCTCAGGCCGCACACATCGCCGCGCAGAAGGCCGCGGCCGCCAAGCTAGCGGCTGCCAAGCTGCAGGCGAGGGGACTTGTGCCGCACACTACCGAGGTGAGTGATGTACAACTACTACTACGCTTGGCCGCTCAGGCCGCACACATCGCCGCGCAGAAGGCCGCGGCCGCCAAGCTAGCGGCTGCCAAGCTGCAGGCGAGGGGACTTGTGCCGCACACTACCGAGGTGAGTGATGTACAACTACTACTACGCTTGGCCGCTCAGGCCGCACACATCGCCGCGCAGAAGGCCGCGGCCGCCAAGCTAGCGGCTGCCAAGCTGCAGGCGAGGGGACTTGTGCCGCACACTACCGAGGTGAGTGATGTACAACTACTACTACGCTTGGCCGCTCAGGCCGCACACATCGCCGCGCAGAAGGCCGCGGCCGCCAAGCTAGCGGCTGCCAAGCTGCAGGCGAGGGGACTTGTGCCGCACACTACCGAGGTGAGTGATGTACAACTACTACTACGCTTGGCCGCTCAGGCCGCACACATCGCCGCGCAGAAGGCCGCGGCCGCCAAGCTAGCGGCTGCCAAGCTGCAGGCGAGGGGACTTGTGCCGCACACTACCGAGGTGAGTGATGTACAACTACTACTACGCTTGGCCGCTCAGGCCGCACACATCGCCGCGCAGAAGGCCGCGGCCGCCAAGCTAGCGGCTGCCAAGCTGCAGGCGAGGGGACTTGTGCCGCACACTACCGAGGTGAGTGATGTACAACTACTACTACGCTTGGCCGCTCAGGCCGCACACATCGCCGCGCAGAAGGCCGCGGCCGCCAAGCTAGCGGCTGCCAAGCTGCAGGCGAGGGGACTTGTGCCGCACACTACCGAGGTGAGTGATGTACAACTACTACTACGCTTGGCCGCTCAGGCCGCACACATCGCCGCGCAGAAGGCCGCGGCCGCCAAGCTAGCGGCTGCCAAGCTGCAGGCGAGGGGACTTGTGCCGCACACTACCGAG GTACAGACAGTAGACTCGTCATCATCAGACGATTCGTCCGGCTCATCGGGCAGCGACTCCGAGGAGAGTGACGAG GATACGCCACTGAAGCGGGGCCCGGGCAGGCCGAAGGGCTCCAAGAACAGTCCGCGGGCCCCCGGCACCCCGGGCACGCCGGGCTCCGGGGCCCCTGGGACCCCGGGCTCCGGCCGCCGGGGCCGCCCGCCGGTCCCGCCGGAACTGCGCCAGCCCGGGATCACGGATATGAAGAAGTTCTGCAAAGCTGCTGGTATACGCTTCGATTATAAGAAGCTCGTTGAAG GTTGTACGAAAAACAAAGAACGCGTACAAAAGATGCTGGATCTTCTCACGGCTGCTGGTTTGGAAGGCAAGCCCACGCTGGAGAAGTGCCAAGCGCTGAAGAAGGCCAAGATGGAGAAGAAGGAACAAGAGAAACAGGCCAAGAAAGAGGCTAAAGTTAAGCACAAAGAAGTCGCCG CGACCCCCGAGGGCGGTCGTCGCATGACGCGCGGAGCCACGGGCGTGAAGCCGCGACAGCGCATCGTGATCTCGTCCGACGAGGAGGACGACACGCCCGCCGCCAGGCGCACGCTCTCCAAGCTGCGCTCCTCGCTCAACGACGACTCCGACTCCGACTAG